In one window of Hyla sarda isolate aHylSar1 chromosome 1, aHylSar1.hap1, whole genome shotgun sequence DNA:
- the HNRNPK gene encoding heterogeneous nuclear ribonucleoprotein K isoform X2 has protein sequence MKMETEQEEVEFTNTETNGKRPAEDMEDEQAFKRSRNTDMMVELRILLQSKNAGAVIGKGGKNIKALRTDYNASVSVPDSSGPERILSISADIETIGEILKKIIPTLEEYQHYKGNDFDCELRLLIHQSLAGGIIGVKGTKIKELRENTQTTIKLFQECCPHSTDRVVLIGGKPDRVVECIKVILDLISESPIKGRAQPYDPNFYDETYDYGGFTMMFDDRRGRPMGFPMHARGGFDRMPPGPGGRPMPQSRRDYDDMSPRRGPLPPPPGRGGRGGSRARNLPLPPPPPPRGGDRRGRPDHYDGMGGSGYGRGSYGDIGGPVITTQVTIPKDLAGSIIGKGGQRIKQIRHESGASIKIDEPLEGSDDRIITIIGTQDQIQNAQYLLQNSVKQYSEDYAYGF, from the exons ATGAAGATGGAGACAGAGCAGGAAGAGGTTGAATTCACTAACACAGAGACCAACG GAAAACGTCCAGCAGAAGACATGGAGGACGAACAGGCTTTCAAAAGATCCCGAAACACAGATATGATGGTTGAATTGCGCATTCTGCTCCAGAGCAAA aACGCTGGTGCAGTTATTggtaaaggaggaaaaaatattAAAGCACTTCGGACAGAC TACAATGCCAGTGTTTCAGTCCCAGACAGCAGTGGCCCCGAGCG TATATTAAGTATCAGTGCAGACATTGAAACAATTGGTGAAATCCTGAAGAAAATCATTCCCACGTTAGAAGAG TACCAGCACTATAAGGGAAACGACTTTGACTGTGAGTTAAGACTCTTAATCCATCAGTCGCTGGCAGGAGGCATCATTGGTGTCAAAGGTACAAAGATCAAGGAACTTCGAGAG AACACACAGACTACAATTAAACTATTCCAGGAGTGTTGTCCCCATTCAACAGATCGTGTTGTGCTTATTGGTGGAAAACCAGATAGAGTGGTTGAGTGCATCAAAGTAATCCTCGACCTCATATCTGAG TCTCCAATCAAAGGAAGAGCACAGCCCTATGACCCAAACTTCTACGATGAAACATATGATTATGGTGGCTTTACAATGATGTTTGATGACAGACGCGGGCGACCTATGGGTTTCCCTATGCATGCTAGAGGTGGTTTTGATCGAATGCCCCCAGGGCCTGGAGGTCGTCCAATGCCTCAGTCAAGAAGAGATTATGATGATATGAGCCCAAGGCGAGGACCACTCCCACCTCCTCCGGGTCGTGGaggcagaggtggcagtagagctCGCAATCTTCCACTTCCACCACCCCCACCACCAAGAGGAGG TGACAGGAGAGGGAGACCTGACCATTATGATGGAATG gGTGGCTCAGGATATG GTCGAGGATCCTATGGGGATATAGGTGGTCCTGTCATAACCACTCAAGTAACTATTCCAAAAGAT TTGGCAGGCTCTATCATTGGAAAGGGAGGTCAAAGGATTAAACAAATTCGCCATGAATCTGGTGCATCTATCAAAATTGATGAACCATTAGAAGGGTCAGATGACCGAATCATCACAATTATAGGCACCCAAGACCAGATACAGAATGCACAATATTTGCTTCAGAACAG tgtgaagCAGTATTCTGAAGATTATGCTTATGGGTTTTGA
- the HNRNPK gene encoding heterogeneous nuclear ribonucleoprotein K isoform X1, whose amino-acid sequence MKMETEQEEVEFTNTETNGKRPAEDMEDEQAFKRSRNTDMMVELRILLQSKNAGAVIGKGGKNIKALRTDYNASVSVPDSSGPERILSISADIETIGEILKKIIPTLEEVCVFLLFLLILDYEHFIKTNPSFQYQHYKGNDFDCELRLLIHQSLAGGIIGVKGTKIKELRENTQTTIKLFQECCPHSTDRVVLIGGKPDRVVECIKVILDLISESPIKGRAQPYDPNFYDETYDYGGFTMMFDDRRGRPMGFPMHARGGFDRMPPGPGGRPMPQSRRDYDDMSPRRGPLPPPPGRGGRGGSRARNLPLPPPPPPRGGDRRGRPDHYDGMGGSGYGRGSYGDIGGPVITTQVTIPKDLAGSIIGKGGQRIKQIRHESGASIKIDEPLEGSDDRIITIIGTQDQIQNAQYLLQNSVKQYSEDYAYGF is encoded by the exons ATGAAGATGGAGACAGAGCAGGAAGAGGTTGAATTCACTAACACAGAGACCAACG GAAAACGTCCAGCAGAAGACATGGAGGACGAACAGGCTTTCAAAAGATCCCGAAACACAGATATGATGGTTGAATTGCGCATTCTGCTCCAGAGCAAA aACGCTGGTGCAGTTATTggtaaaggaggaaaaaatattAAAGCACTTCGGACAGAC TACAATGCCAGTGTTTCAGTCCCAGACAGCAGTGGCCCCGAGCG TATATTAAGTATCAGTGCAGACATTGAAACAATTGGTGAAATCCTGAAGAAAATCATTCCCACGTTAGAAGAGGtatgtgtgtttttattattccttttAATTCTTGATTATGAACATTTTATTAAGACTAACCCTTCTTTTCAGTACCAGCACTATAAGGGAAACGACTTTGACTGTGAGTTAAGACTCTTAATCCATCAGTCGCTGGCAGGAGGCATCATTGGTGTCAAAGGTACAAAGATCAAGGAACTTCGAGAG AACACACAGACTACAATTAAACTATTCCAGGAGTGTTGTCCCCATTCAACAGATCGTGTTGTGCTTATTGGTGGAAAACCAGATAGAGTGGTTGAGTGCATCAAAGTAATCCTCGACCTCATATCTGAG TCTCCAATCAAAGGAAGAGCACAGCCCTATGACCCAAACTTCTACGATGAAACATATGATTATGGTGGCTTTACAATGATGTTTGATGACAGACGCGGGCGACCTATGGGTTTCCCTATGCATGCTAGAGGTGGTTTTGATCGAATGCCCCCAGGGCCTGGAGGTCGTCCAATGCCTCAGTCAAGAAGAGATTATGATGATATGAGCCCAAGGCGAGGACCACTCCCACCTCCTCCGGGTCGTGGaggcagaggtggcagtagagctCGCAATCTTCCACTTCCACCACCCCCACCACCAAGAGGAGG TGACAGGAGAGGGAGACCTGACCATTATGATGGAATG gGTGGCTCAGGATATG GTCGAGGATCCTATGGGGATATAGGTGGTCCTGTCATAACCACTCAAGTAACTATTCCAAAAGAT TTGGCAGGCTCTATCATTGGAAAGGGAGGTCAAAGGATTAAACAAATTCGCCATGAATCTGGTGCATCTATCAAAATTGATGAACCATTAGAAGGGTCAGATGACCGAATCATCACAATTATAGGCACCCAAGACCAGATACAGAATGCACAATATTTGCTTCAGAACAG tgtgaagCAGTATTCTGAAGATTATGCTTATGGGTTTTGA